The window CACTATCTGCGGCAGGTCCGGACGCTTCTTCTTCGAGTAGCCGTGGCGCCGGAGCCCTCCCTCGGGGTCCGCCTGTTCGAGATGGAAGCTGACGCTGGTCGTGTCGTAGAAGAGGACCGAGACGTCTGCGCTGAGCAGGTCCGTCACCTGGAAGTACAGGTGCTCCTGCAGCTCGGGCATCCCGGCGTGGAGGAAGTCCATGGCGCGATACAGGTGCTGCACTTCGAGCTCGGCGCCGCCGAGATCGAGCCCGGGGATCCACGCGCTGGCGCCGGCCCAGCGGGAGCAGGCGAGCTTCGAGGCCGGGGCGAGGGCGCGGTGAGCGACGAGCGCGAAGAGCGCCCGCTCCACCGGCTGCTCGAATGCACGCGCTTCGAGCGCATGGGAGAAGAACAGGTCCAGCCCCAGCTCCCTCCAGAGCGAATTGAGGAGGTGGGTGCCCCCGAACGTCCACGTGCGCGTCACTTCCAGACCCGGGGCGGTCGGTGGCGCAGCGGGATCGAGATACCGGCTGAGCTGGTCTACCAGACGCCGGATCTGCTCCAGGTCGAGCTGGTCCGTGCGTCCGAAGGAGTGGAGGATGCGGGTTTGCACGCGGCCCTGCGCGTCCCGCTCGCCTTCTACGAGCTGGAGGTAGCGGGTGTCAGGGCCGCGCTTGCGCGGTGAGACGACTTCGCGGAGGTACATGTGCAACAGGATAGGCCCAATCCTGCTGCGAAGTCAAGGCGGAGTAGAAATCCATGTACAACATGTTTTCGGTGAATCCAACGATTTTGGATACGAAAGTCCAGCAATGGCGCCAATTCCGTCTCTCGCGTGTAGCTTTCACTGTCGAACGCCTACTGTGTGAAGCTTCCTCACCGCGGCTCGTCCTCGAGGCCCGGGCGGTAGCGGCGGATGGTGGTGCGCTCCACGTCGGCTTCGGTGAAGGCGACGGGCTTCATGCGGTTGGCGGCGAACATGGCGGCCTGGTCGTCGTGGTGCGGCGAGCCGGGGCGGCTGCTCTGGCCGTACGCCAGCACGCTGTAGGCGCGCACCGGGGTGGTGAACTCCACCGCCAGCACCCACCCGTCGCCCGTGACGCTGGTGCGCGTGCCGTCCGCCTCTTCGCGGAAGCCGAGGACGCGAAAGCACCCCATCTGCCCGCTGCACCCGCCCACCGGCACGTCCACCGAGCCGTGGCGCACGCGGTGCACCCTGCCCCACTCTACGTCCACGCCGCCCCACTTGCGCTTCGTCTCCGCCACGGCCCAGGTGAAGGCTTCCACGGCGCGGCCGGCGTCGGCCAGGCCGTGCGGGGTGGCCATGGGGTCGGCGGCGGTCCAGGGGCGGCGGAAGAGCGCCTCGGCGGGCGCGGGGAAGCCGACCGATGCGGCGCTGGGCCGCGCCTGGGGTGCGGTGCTCACGTAGCGACGCCACCAGGTCTCGAACAGGAGCCCGCCCTGGCTCTCCGCCGCCACCGTGTTGTCCCACCGCTCCAGCACCGCGACGGCGTCGGCCACTTCGCCGGCGGGCGCGGTGGCGCGCACGGCCTTCACCAGGTCGTCCTTGACGCGGTCGGCCAGGATCATCCGCATGCTGTGCTTCATGCGAATCACGTCTTCCAGCGTCACCTTGCGCGTGTTGTGGAGGAGCTCCAGCGAGTGCTGGCTGCGCAGCCGCAGCTCCACGTCCGGGAAGTTGGCGGGGTAGCGGCTTCGCGGAAGCGGCTGGTGGAGGTTGGTGAGGTACGGCGGATCGTTCTCGTTGCGAACGTAGCCGCCGCGCGGATTGAGCACCTGCGGCAGCGAGTCGAAGGGAACCACCTTCGTCCAGACTTCGGAGCTGCGCGATGCGGGCACCACGGCCGTGTCGCCGCCGGAGGGGTGCGGAAGGGAGGGAAGGGTGGCGTTCCACACGTAGAAGATGTTCCCGTCGCGGTCCGCGTAGGTCAGGTTGGAGGTGACGCGCGCGCGCATCTTCATCGCGTTCGTCCACTCCGTCCGGTTCCGCGCCCGCATCATCTTCAGGAACTGCTCGCCGCCGCGGAACTCGTTCTCCCCCGCCGCGCGCAGCACGTACACCTTGCCCCCGCCACGATGGATGACGGGGCCCAGCGGCGAGCTCCAAGTGTCGCGCGTCTCGCGGCCGATGCCGGGGCCGTTGCGGAAGTCGATGGTCTCCTCAACGCGGCGCAGAGGGACGGAGCCGCCGTCAAAGAGGTAGTGGTCGGGGCGGGCGGGGTCCACGTCGAGGGCGTAGACCTCCTCCAGGTCGGGGGCGTTGTTGGTGGTGGCCCAGCCGAGGTACGGGTTGAAGCCGCCCACCAGCACGATGGGGCCGCCCAGCCGGAAGTCGCCGTAGAAGTCCATGGCGCCGGGGACGGTCACGTGCGCCTCGTAGTAGCCGGCGGACCAGGCGAGGTGCGGGTTTCGCAGCAGGATGGCGCGCCCGGAGCGCGTGCGGCTCGGCGCCAGCGCCCAGGCGTTGGAGCCGTCCTCGGAGGGTCCCTCCGCGGCCGGTGCCGCGCCGTCGCGGCGGGGCGCGACGCCGCGCAGCCGGTCGATCAGGCGGCCCAGGCCGGGAGTGCCGGTGCCGCCCATCCCCTGCGCGTGCACGTCGGCGCCGGTGAAGGCGGGGCGCACCCACGACGGGACCTCCGCCGCGTGCAGCTCCACGTAGCGGTTCACGCCGGCGGCGAAGCCCTCGTACATGTCGCGCGTGTCCTGCTCCAGCTGCGGGAGCGTGGCCACGGCGCGGCGGTGCACGGGGCGGTAGGCGAAGTCCGAGTCCAGGCTGTCCGCACCGAAATGGAGGGCCAGCTCGCCGCGCGCGCGCAGCAGCCCCAGCACGATGCGCGGGCCGTGGTCCTCCATCTGCACCCAGCCGAGCGCGAAGCCGGCGGCGCGGAAGTTCTCCGCGCGGATGTGCGGAACGCCGTACGCGGTGCGGCGGATCTCCACCTGCCGGGCGAGCTCCGCCTGCGCGGCGGCGGCCGGCGCGTACGCGGCCAGGACGAGAACGACCCACGCTCGCAGCTTCATCTGCCATCCCCGGTTGAGAGCGCGCGCCGCGGCACTTGTGCGCCGCCCGGCCGCCTCGCACTATCAGGCACATCCAACTTTCTGGCGAATATACCCCGGCGCCCCTGACGCACAAGGACGCGCCCGGTCCCCTCCCCCGGAGCCGTGCCAATGCGCTTCAGCCACCTGCCGCGGCGGGGCCTCGCGGCGGGCGCCCTCGTCGCCACGCTCGCGCTGCCGCTGCACGCGCAGGGCGGCTACGACGTCATCATCCGCAACGGCCGCGTGCTGGACGGCACCGGCAACCCGTGGTACCGGGCGGACGTGGCGCTGCGCGGCGGGCGCATCGCGGCGGTCGGCGACCTGGCGGGGGCGCGGGCGACGCGCGAGGTGGACGCGGCGGGGCTGTACGTGGCGCCCGGCTTCATCGACGTGCACACCCATGCCGGCGAAGGGCTCGCCACGGCGGCGCTCGGCCACGGCCGGCCGCTCCTGGCGCAGGGGATCACCACCGTGCTGGTGAATCCGGACGGCGGCGGGGCGACGGACATGGCCCGCCAGCGCGCGGCGCTCCAGGCCGCCGGCATCGGGGTGAACGTGGCGCAGATGGTACCGCACGGCTCCGTTCGCCAGCGCGTGATGGGGATGGCGGACCGCGCGCCCACCCCCGCGGAGATGGAGCAGATGCGCGCCCTGGTGCGGGCGGGGATGGAGGAGGGCGCCTTCGGCATCTCCACCGGGCCGTGGTACGCGCCGGGGAGCTTCGCGAAGACGGAAGAGCTGATCGACCTGTCGAGAGTGGTGGCGGGGTACGGCGGCGCGTACAGCAGCCACATCCGCGACGAGGCGGACTACAGCGTGGGGCTGGTGGCGGCGGTGGACGAGGTGATCCGCATCGGCCGCGAGGCGAAGCTGCGCGTGGTGGCCACGCACCTCAAGGCGCTGGGGCCGCGCGTGTGGGGCTACTCCGCCGCGCTGGTGAGCCGCATCGACCGAGCGCGCGCCGAGGGGGTGGAGGTCTTCGCGGACCAGTACCCCTACACCGCCTCCGCCACCTCGCTGAGCGGCGCGCTCGTCCCCCGCTGGGCGCTGGCCGGCGGCGACACGGCCCTGCGCCGCCGCATCGGCGACCCGGCGGAGGGAGCGCGGCTGCGGGCGGAGCTGCTGGAGAGCCTGGACCGGCGCGGCGGCGCGGCGCGCATCCAGTTCCGCCGCCACCGCCCCGACCCCACCATCGAGGGGAAGACGCTGCAGTGGGTGGCCGAGCGCGGGCGCGTGCAGCCGGTGGACGCCGTGCTTGCCCTGCTGCGCGAGGGGAACCCCGGCGTCGTCTCCTTCAACATGCTGGACGAGGACGTAGACCGGCTCATGAGGCAGCCGTGGATGATGACCTCGTCCGACGGCGACCTGGTGCCGATGGGGGAGGGGGTGCCGCATCCGCGCTCTTACGGCACCTACCCGCGCAAGATCCGCATGTACGTGGTGGAGCGCGGGGTGGTGGACCTAGCGGCCGCGGTGCGCAGCATGACCTCGCTCCCCGCCACCGTCTTCCGCATCCCCGACCGCGGCGTGCTGCGCGAGGGCGCCGTGGCGGACGTGGTGGTGTTCGACCTGGCGCGCGTCAACGATCCCGCCACCTTCAGCGACCCCCATCGCCTGGCGGAGGGAATGGTGCACGTCTTCGTGAACGGCGGCGAAGCGGTGCGCGATGGCCGCTTCGGCGCCGGGCCGCACGGTCGCGTCCTCTCCCTACCCCGCCGCGCGCCGACGCCTTGAAGAAAAGACTCTTGCGCCCCGCCCCCATGGCGTCTATGCTCCGCGCGGGCGCGGCAGGAAACGTTTGTACAGCGCCCCTCAGACCGATGGTTCCCCCGCCGCCTGGCGGGCCCCCCTGGACCGCGGATCGTCCCACCCCGCCGGAACGGCATCTCTCGCAGCCCTTAGCGGGCCCCGGCCGGCTCAGCACTCCCCAAGGAGGTGTTTCAGCATGAGAATCGCCCGTTTTCTCCGTGCGTGCACGGTCGCGTCGCTGTTCTGCGTGCTGGGCGTGGGCGCGGCGGCGGCGCAGCAGGGCACCATCACCGGCCGCGTGACCGACGCCCGCAGCGGCCAGCCGGTTCCCTCGGCGCAGGTGCGCGTGGTGGGGAGCAACCAGATGGCGCTCACCAACGCAGAGGGGCGCTACACGCTCCGCGGCGTCTCGCCCGGCGCCACCAGCGTGCGCGTGCTGGTGATCGGCTTCTCCGAGCGCAGCCAGCAGGTGACGGTGGCGCCGGGCGAGCCGGCGACGCTCGACTTCGCGCTGCAGCCCTCCGCCATCTCTCTGGCCCCCGTGGTGGTGACCGCCACCGGCGAGCAGCGCCGCACCGAGGTGGGGAACGCCATCGCCGAGGTGCCGGCCGCGGAGCTGGTGAGGACTTCCGCGGTGAGCAACGTGGGCGACCTGCTAACGGCCCGCGCCCCGGGCGTCACGGTGACGCCGGGAACGCAGACGGGCGCCGGCGTCCGCGTGCGCATCCGCGGCACCAGCTCGCTCTCGCTCACCAACAACCCCATCGTCATCATCGACGGCGTACGGGTGGAAAGCGCGACCGGGTCGCTCCCCACCACCGGGCCGGTGGCGATCCAGGTCGGCGGAACGACGCCGAGCCGTCTGGGCGACCTGAACCCTGAAGAGATCCAGTCGATGGAGATCGTGCGCGGGCCGTCGGCGGCGACGCTGTACGGCACCGACGCGGCCAACGGGGTGATCGTCATCACCACCAAGCGCGGTGTGGCGGGGCGCACGCAGTGGAGCTACTACACGGAGCAGACGGCGATCCGGGACCGCAACGACTACCCGAGCGCGTACTACGGGTGGCGGGCCACCTCCACGCCCACCAACGGCGTGCAGTGCTTCCTGAGCCAGGTGTCCACCGGCGCCTGCGCGCAGGACAGCGTCACCGTCTACAACCCCACCAAGGACAGCCAGAGCACCCCCTTCGGCACCGGCTACCGCCAGCAGCATGGGCTG is drawn from Longimicrobium sp. and contains these coding sequences:
- a CDS encoding penicillin acylase family protein, whose product is MKLRAWVVLVLAAYAPAAAAQAELARQVEIRRTAYGVPHIRAENFRAAGFALGWVQMEDHGPRIVLGLLRARGELALHFGADSLDSDFAYRPVHRRAVATLPQLEQDTRDMYEGFAAGVNRYVELHAAEVPSWVRPAFTGADVHAQGMGGTGTPGLGRLIDRLRGVAPRRDGAAPAAEGPSEDGSNAWALAPSRTRSGRAILLRNPHLAWSAGYYEAHVTVPGAMDFYGDFRLGGPIVLVGGFNPYLGWATTNNAPDLEEVYALDVDPARPDHYLFDGGSVPLRRVEETIDFRNGPGIGRETRDTWSSPLGPVIHRGGGKVYVLRAAGENEFRGGEQFLKMMRARNRTEWTNAMKMRARVTSNLTYADRDGNIFYVWNATLPSLPHPSGGDTAVVPASRSSEVWTKVVPFDSLPQVLNPRGGYVRNENDPPYLTNLHQPLPRSRYPANFPDVELRLRSQHSLELLHNTRKVTLEDVIRMKHSMRMILADRVKDDLVKAVRATAPAGEVADAVAVLERWDNTVAAESQGGLLFETWWRRYVSTAPQARPSAASVGFPAPAEALFRRPWTAADPMATPHGLADAGRAVEAFTWAVAETKRKWGGVDVEWGRVHRVRHGSVDVPVGGCSGQMGCFRVLGFREEADGTRTSVTGDGWVLAVEFTTPVRAYSVLAYGQSSRPGSPHHDDQAAMFAANRMKPVAFTEADVERTTIRRYRPGLEDEPR
- a CDS encoding amidohydrolase family protein — its product is MRFSHLPRRGLAAGALVATLALPLHAQGGYDVIIRNGRVLDGTGNPWYRADVALRGGRIAAVGDLAGARATREVDAAGLYVAPGFIDVHTHAGEGLATAALGHGRPLLAQGITTVLVNPDGGGATDMARQRAALQAAGIGVNVAQMVPHGSVRQRVMGMADRAPTPAEMEQMRALVRAGMEEGAFGISTGPWYAPGSFAKTEELIDLSRVVAGYGGAYSSHIRDEADYSVGLVAAVDEVIRIGREAKLRVVATHLKALGPRVWGYSAALVSRIDRARAEGVEVFADQYPYTASATSLSGALVPRWALAGGDTALRRRIGDPAEGARLRAELLESLDRRGGAARIQFRRHRPDPTIEGKTLQWVAERGRVQPVDAVLALLREGNPGVVSFNMLDEDVDRLMRQPWMMTSSDGDLVPMGEGVPHPRSYGTYPRKIRMYVVERGVVDLAAAVRSMTSLPATVFRIPDRGVLREGAVADVVVFDLARVNDPATFSDPHRLAEGMVHVFVNGGEAVRDGRFGAGPHGRVLSLPRRAPTP